The following proteins are encoded in a genomic region of Spirosoma sp. SC4-14:
- a CDS encoding AraC family transcriptional regulator, with translation MKLQFEKIEPEAGSSFRVVHHTEPETCRVYWHYHPEYEIVYIPFGNGRRRVGTNVSYYEEGELAFIGPNLPHLNFSSGKKGQFEEIVVQLREDFLGESFLQRPELASIRRLFERSHVGLVFGTHTKQLVAPSLKQLPEQPPYERMLTLLRVLKQLADALDVEPLHADGVQFDLNPKEQERINRVCHYVEHHYARPLDIRQVADLASLTVPAFCRYFKRMTQLTFTDFVNEYRVNQARRMLQSSRTVADVGFAVGFNNLSHFNKTFRDVTGQTPSAYRKSLVG, from the coding sequence ATGAAACTTCAGTTCGAAAAGATTGAACCCGAAGCGGGGAGTTCGTTCCGGGTTGTGCATCATACAGAGCCTGAAACGTGTCGGGTCTACTGGCATTATCATCCCGAATACGAAATTGTTTACATCCCGTTTGGCAATGGCCGTCGTCGGGTAGGTACCAATGTGTCGTATTATGAAGAAGGCGAACTAGCGTTTATTGGGCCTAATTTGCCGCACCTCAACTTTAGCTCTGGCAAGAAAGGCCAGTTTGAGGAAATTGTTGTGCAGCTACGTGAGGACTTTCTGGGCGAATCCTTTCTGCAACGGCCCGAACTGGCCAGCATTCGGCGCTTGTTCGAACGGTCGCACGTTGGATTGGTATTTGGTACGCATACGAAACAACTGGTGGCTCCTTCGCTAAAGCAATTGCCTGAGCAGCCGCCCTACGAACGGATGCTAACTCTCCTGCGGGTATTGAAACAATTGGCCGATGCGCTGGACGTAGAGCCTCTTCATGCCGATGGTGTTCAGTTCGACCTCAACCCCAAAGAGCAGGAACGTATCAACCGTGTGTGCCACTATGTGGAGCATCATTATGCCAGACCGTTGGATATTCGTCAGGTGGCCGATCTGGCCAGTCTGACAGTTCCGGCTTTTTGCCGTTACTTCAAGCGCATGACCCAACTGACGTTTACGGATTTTGTGAATGAGTATCGGGTCAATCAGGCCCGGCGAATGCTCCAGTCGTCGCGCACAGTTGCCGATGTAGGTTTTGCCGTTGGTTTCAACAACCTGTCACATTTTAACAAAACCTTCCGCGACGTAACGGGTCAAACGCCTAGTGCCTATCGGAAGTCGCTGGTGGGGTGA
- a CDS encoding MFS transporter produces MNTTLSVNKSPRNPFIRNLLTFFLNRRALAIGLVFASDSLLLGSWVAHIPHVKAKLHLSDVDLGLTLFAMPVGLLIMNPLTGWVISKLGEAKACFWSAVGLALCVLIPINAPNQFILAGGLLLMGLCTALINVAMNTCATNLERAENIVIMSACHGMWSLGGLLGSGIAGVVIAMHMLPAVHVAVMSGLILMLTFALQPILARIPSSSRTETGEKSGSSFVRPNVDLLLMILIGLALAMGEGAAFDWSAVYLRETLGASSQVAALGFGSFSLMMTSFRFVGDAILVRIGGKRWLQIGGVMAALGLLLAIVLPYPTTALLGFAILGAGCSLGAPVLYAASMRVPGIPPAAGLATFATFSFIGFLAGPPLIGFVAEAFGLYYGLGFVAIMLFISAGLGKLVKLF; encoded by the coding sequence ATGAATACAACCCTTTCGGTCAATAAGTCCCCCAGGAATCCGTTTATTCGCAACCTGCTGACATTTTTCCTGAATCGGCGTGCGCTGGCTATTGGATTGGTGTTTGCCTCCGATAGCCTATTGTTGGGTAGCTGGGTAGCTCATATACCCCACGTAAAGGCCAAACTACACCTGTCGGATGTCGATTTAGGGCTTACGCTCTTTGCGATGCCCGTGGGCTTATTGATTATGAACCCACTAACCGGCTGGGTTATTAGTAAACTGGGCGAAGCCAAAGCCTGCTTCTGGTCGGCAGTTGGGCTGGCACTCTGCGTACTCATTCCGATCAATGCACCAAACCAGTTCATATTGGCTGGGGGTTTGTTGCTGATGGGCCTTTGTACGGCGCTCATCAACGTCGCCATGAATACCTGCGCAACTAACCTCGAACGCGCCGAAAACATTGTGATTATGTCGGCCTGCCACGGTATGTGGAGTTTGGGCGGTCTGCTCGGATCGGGGATCGCCGGTGTTGTCATTGCGATGCATATGCTGCCTGCGGTTCACGTAGCGGTCATGTCGGGATTGATATTGATGCTGACATTTGCATTACAGCCTATTCTGGCACGGATTCCATCGAGCAGCCGAACCGAAACCGGCGAAAAGAGCGGTTCATCCTTTGTTCGTCCGAATGTTGACCTGCTACTGATGATTCTGATTGGACTGGCGCTCGCCATGGGCGAGGGGGCAGCTTTCGACTGGAGTGCGGTCTATCTGCGCGAAACCCTTGGTGCCAGCAGCCAGGTAGCAGCTCTTGGCTTTGGGAGTTTCTCGCTAATGATGACCAGTTTCCGGTTTGTAGGCGATGCTATTCTGGTTCGAATTGGTGGTAAACGCTGGCTTCAAATCGGTGGAGTAATGGCTGCTTTGGGCCTTCTGTTAGCTATTGTTTTGCCCTATCCAACTACGGCTCTGCTTGGCTTTGCCATACTGGGAGCTGGCTGTTCGCTGGGAGCACCGGTTTTGTATGCAGCCTCCATGCGCGTACCGGGTATTCCGCCAGCGGCTGGTCTGGCCACGTTTGCTACCTTTAGCTTCATTGGCTTTCTGGCGGGTCCCCCCTTAATTGGATTCGTAGCCGAAGCATTCGGACTTTACTATGGGCTCGGGTTTGTGGCTATTATGCTGTTCATCTCGGCCGGATTAGGCAAACTCGTCAAACTTTTTTAG
- a CDS encoding HAD family phosphatase: MKAVIFDMDGVIVDTNPHHRAAWREYYQRNGKTLSDSDFIQYVSGKHNNDIVAHLFAGQTLTPEETLRLAHEKEALFRDIYRPVITPVPGLIDFLKTLKTAGIHTAVATSAPVENLNFVIEALGLNAYFDALLNESMVSHPKPDPEIYQKAMTMLGVDPADSVIFEDSMTGIQAAKASGARVVGVATTQTPDELRPFVDDVIRDFSEMSLDRAQQLVNVF; encoded by the coding sequence ATGAAAGCAGTAATTTTTGATATGGATGGGGTTATCGTTGATACGAACCCGCATCACCGCGCAGCCTGGCGCGAGTATTACCAGCGCAATGGAAAAACCTTAAGCGATAGCGATTTTATTCAGTACGTTTCTGGCAAACATAACAACGATATTGTTGCTCATCTGTTTGCCGGTCAAACGCTTACGCCTGAAGAAACCCTTCGGCTCGCTCATGAGAAAGAAGCGCTGTTTCGCGACATCTATCGGCCGGTCATTACCCCGGTTCCGGGTCTGATCGATTTTCTGAAAACGCTGAAAACAGCCGGCATCCATACGGCCGTAGCTACCTCGGCCCCGGTCGAAAATCTCAATTTTGTGATCGAAGCGCTTGGTCTGAACGCTTATTTCGACGCACTGCTGAACGAAAGTATGGTTAGCCATCCAAAACCCGATCCTGAAATCTACCAGAAAGCGATGACCATGCTGGGTGTTGATCCGGCTGATAGTGTCATTTTCGAAGATTCCATGACCGGTATTCAGGCTGCCAAAGCCTCGGGGGCACGGGTCGTTGGCGTAGCCACTACGCAAACGCCCGACGAACTGCGCCCCTTTGTCGACGATGTCATCCGGGACTTTAGCGAGATGTCACTCGATCGGGCGCAGCAGTTGGTTAACGTTTTTTAA
- the msrA gene encoding peptide-methionine (S)-S-oxide reductase MsrA, translated as MKRIHLFALSLLILTGCAQGQSKDYTFAKLPAPKSGEAVATFAGGCFWAMEEGMNQLKGVHKVISGYAGGTTKNPTYEQVCTDQTGHAESVQVYYDPKVITYPQLLDAFFAGHDPTTLNRQGPDVGRDYRSMIFYRTPAEKAEIEAAIKRVNESGHYSGKVVTEVEPFKVFYPAENYHQNYFALHPDQPYIQRVSLPKVEKLRKAMAGHLKNNTGLTMNE; from the coding sequence ATGAAACGAATTCATTTATTTGCGCTAAGCCTGCTCATCCTGACAGGCTGCGCACAAGGTCAGTCGAAAGACTATACATTCGCCAAACTTCCGGCACCCAAATCGGGCGAAGCTGTAGCTACGTTTGCAGGCGGCTGCTTTTGGGCCATGGAAGAAGGCATGAACCAGCTTAAAGGCGTTCACAAAGTTATTTCGGGCTATGCCGGTGGCACAACCAAAAACCCAACTTACGAACAGGTCTGCACCGACCAGACTGGTCATGCCGAATCGGTACAGGTTTATTACGACCCTAAAGTAATTACCTATCCGCAGTTGCTGGATGCCTTTTTTGCGGGCCATGACCCCACCACACTAAACCGTCAGGGCCCCGACGTTGGCCGCGACTATCGCTCGATGATTTTTTACCGGACACCCGCCGAAAAAGCCGAAATCGAGGCCGCTATCAAACGGGTCAACGAGTCGGGTCATTACAGTGGTAAGGTTGTAACGGAGGTGGAGCCGTTTAAAGTTTTCTACCCAGCCGAAAATTATCACCAGAACTATTTTGCGCTGCACCCCGACCAGCCCTACATCCAGCGGGTGTCGCTGCCGAAGGTCGAAAAACTTCGGAAAGCAATGGCTGGACACCTCAAAAATAATACGGGGTTAACAATGAATGAATAA